The sequence below is a genomic window from Lolium perenne isolate Kyuss_39 chromosome 4, Kyuss_2.0, whole genome shotgun sequence.
CCATCTTGAAGAAGCGTCATGGGTTGTCGCCCTTCGATTTGTTTGATGGGAGCACCGACAGCCTGTCGGTTGGCTAGATACAACCACTGGCAGCAGTGCCCTCTGGAAGCTCCCCTTATTTGCCAAATTGTGCTCACGCTGCTGCCAGTGGAGATTGCTCCCGGAAGATGGAATTAGACTGACGGTCTAACTTGGTGCTGAGGTTCTTCTGCTTGTTGGTCACGATTTTCTGTGTCACAGAGAAACCAGGGACTCCTGAATTTTCTCTAGCTTCTGCTCAAGGGTTATCGGCTCATCAGTTTATTGGTGATTGAAGACATGGTAGGTATGGACGATCCTAATGTGTCTGAGTGATCTGTGGGAAGATTAGAGTGGAGAGGATGACCATAGGAAGCAGGATGAAATGGCTCTGGACCACTGCAGCATTACACAACCATGACGGGGCTGCTGCACGTGAAAGTCAGGGATGAAGAGATGAGAGAGGGGTAGTTGCGATATGCGCATTGCTTTCTCGTAAGGAGCTAGAGGCAGGCATTACGTAACCCATGTTACATCAACTGGAGTCCTAACTCCTAAGGCAGAATCTAAGTAAACTCGGAAAAAGCTCTAAGAGATAAATTCTTTGCCAAAGCTGAAAGAGGTCTTCCTAACAACTTACCACCTGCTTCTACTGGGGCCGGTTCCCTCGTTTTGTGCCTCCTGCGGCTATAGGAGGGGCTCAGAGGCTCCCACATAACATGCAATATGTTGGGTGCATTGAGCCTCGGCCATTATGTAGTACATGAGTGTAAGAAGCTCTCCTAGAGATAAGGCAAGAATCATGGATTGCAAATCCTCCTACAATCTCGTATATGCCAATAATAATATACTTCAACAGATATACTATATCAGTCTGTATCAATTGCTTTGCGTAGCTGCATTTTAGCTTGTTTATTATAGTATTGTAAATTTAGCTTGTTTACTATAGTATTGTAAATGACTGAATGCGATTGTTTGAAATGCTAAAGCTTGATAATTTATCCATTGCACTTTCTTCTgtgtgctactattttgttcagatGTGAGAAACATAACTTGTTCTTTGATTAGATTGGCGAAATTTTTGAACTTGAAGAAAGAGGCATCATCCTTTGCTGGAAGAGTTGTCGAACCATTACTGCTGCTTTTAAATGAAAATGGTCCAGTGGTGGTATGCTGTTCTTATCCACAGGCTTATCTGTTTGATTTCAAGCATTCAAGAGTATAGATGTATAATTTGTGTCTGTTTTTGCAGGATGAAGCGATTGATTTGCTGAGGACAGTTATTAAATTGTATCCCTCATCTCTAAATCGGCACTATAATAAAGTATGCTTACACTTATGTTGTAGTTCATTTCCTATTGGGAGTAGCTATGTACTCctgttaacaacaaacttgatgttTGATGTAGggtcataggagttcaaaatttgAAATATCTTTATAATGTACATGAGCTACTCTTATCATTTAATTGTAATTTAAATGCTGAGTGAGCAGGGACGCAAGTGTTCTCTTTTGTAATATGTTCCTTTGAGGTCTCGCTAGTTTTTAGTGCATACCTCTGAAACTACATCCAGTTTACAGCTTCCTACTATTCTTACTTTTCATTAATATATTATTCTGTACTTTACAAATTTCAGGTTGAATCCGCCATTGCAGCAAAGGTTATGAGTGCAGAAGTCAATGTAAACTCATCAAAGGTGACACATTCGTTTCATTCTCCATTTTTTAGTTTCTTCCCTTTGTCGCTCCTTGCCATGAATTTTCCCTTTGTGTTGACCAACCTCTACTCTTTGCATCTTCCAATCCTCCAGAAATTTGCGCGAGTCCTAGCAATGTTACCTTCTGTCCGAGTATCTGAGGGCAGTTGGTCACTGATGATCCAGAAGATACTGATTGGGGTAAACAATCTTTTGAACGATGCTTTTGTCGGGCTGGAAGAAGGTAATGTATGGCATGAGCAATTCTTATTTTCAGTTGTACCAATTTAGAGTGTCTTCTAACAATTATATTTGCAGAAAAGAAAGGGCGTGAGATTATGATGCTACTAGTTCCACCTGGAAATGATCCTCCACCAGTCTTGGGAGATCAAATAAAGTTGGGAGGCAATTTGCATGTAACAAAGAAATTTCGTGTCTTCACTGTCCCAACCATTTCAGCCCTTGCCCATTGCTGTTGTGTGATGCTGACTAGTTATTACCCGGTTCAGGTTCGTCCAAAGCTGCATCTTTTGGTACATTGTCATTATTTGTTACCTAATGGCGCTAATAAGCTGCTATAAAGCATTAGCGTTTTGTTTTAAACTATATTGTTTTACTTGTCATTTCTCAAAAGGTCAATGTTCCTGTGCGCGCTTTATTAGCTCTGTTGCGGAGAGTGCTCTTAGTTGATGGATCATTGCATAACAAGAAGTTCCCTTCAACCACTTCCTTGCACCAAGAGCTTATTTGTTTTGAGCTTCCGTCATTGCATTCATCTTTCTTGGATTTGCTCCATGCAACTATTAAAGGAATGCGAAGGTACCATGTGTACTACCTCTTATTGCTATTATTTAAGACATCCCATGTATATTTTCCACAAGTTTTAAGCATAGATTGAATACAGACATATAGACAACAAGTGATCATAACATTGAATTTTAAGTAATTTTGGAACTGGATTTTATACAAGTTCTATTTATTATTGGTTTGGACCTGAGCCTATACTGGGAAAGCAATGTCtaaattatatacttgtcatattgcAGCCAACTTCTACCACATGCTGCTAATACTGTACGGCTTATAGCTGATTACTTCAAAATTGCAAAGTTGCCTGCTATGAGGACAAAGGTTTACAGCATTGTGCAGCTGTTGCTGACCTCCATGGGTGTTGGTAGGTGATTTTTTGTTTATTTGTTCACAGTTGCCTGCTGGTATCTTTTAAGATAATTTTTGAGAGTAAGTTGGTGTGGCCATAATTATGTTAATTTCAGAACTGCCTGTTTTCAGAATTAGTAACAAATTAACAATCAACATGGTTGTGCATATCTCAGCGTGGTCATACAAAACTGATTTTTTCCCTTTCTTTGCTGCCACTATGGAGATATAATTTTGCAATACATCATTCTTCTAATACTTTCTCCGTGGCATGTTTGGTTTGCTCATTCGGAAATCATTGGTTCAAGGAATATACTTTTATCTGTTTACAATCTTTGGTAATGATGCTCACACAGAACTCAGATTTTTAGCATCCTTGCGGTGTTTGTTGGAGCGTATCTAACAACAGGCTGGATTTCTGAGTTATGACACTGCTGCGCACGCTATGGTCGAACCAATATTCCATGTCTTCAAAATTTAGAAGCCTAATTTTACATACAGTTCCCTGCATCAGTCCATGTCATGTTTTTCTTTGTTGAATGACTGTCATACTTCCGGTTGCACCCATATAAATGTTTGGTTCATAGCTTTGGTCGTCTTTTAGTCGATTGCGAGTTGCACCCACTGCTGACTGAATAAATGATGGCTTTTGTTACCAGGAATGTCTCTGCACTTGCTAGAGGTAATAGTCAGCAATGCAGTTGGTGATCTGGATGATAGTTGTGTAAACGAAATGACTTTATTAAGCACAAATCCAACAAAAGTGACTTTTGAATCTTCATCAAAAAGTTACTCCAAGAAGAGGAAGCAGGAACCACAAATACAAAATTCACATGCTTCAGGTTTGGAGAAAGCAGCAGTCAGCCCAAAGAAAAGGAAAACTTCTTCCACGCCAACCGCGTCGAAGGGAATGACCCCTGAAACTGCATCGTATGTTACACCCCTCTGCATCAAAATAGCTGCACTAGAAACCTTGGAAATTCTTCTGAATGTGGTATGCCCAAAATTTATCTTCCTTTTCACCTGCATATTATTCTCAATTCTTCTCTTATTACTTTTCTTGTTGTTCTTTCCTCTTTGCATATCTAGATATCCAAGAGAACCAAAATCACTTTCATCTGCTATATTGTTTTTAGCAgggtttggcaagttcatagttcatactcTAAAGTCTAAACTACTGCTGATCCCTACTTAGTGCAGACTGTATTTTTGCTTGTTAGATGTGATCTAGGATTTGAGAAATAATATTTATCTGGATTTAAGGATATAAACTGCCTATCAGCCAAAATATTAAACCAGCCTATTTCAGGTTTTAGGGCTAGTAGTATTTTCTGGAAATATGTTCTTTTTCCCAGAGATTTTTTGTATTACCAATAGAGGATAGAAGACAATCATCACAGGTCAATGCATTACAAAGCTAGGGACTTGACAGAAACAGATTGCCCAATTCTCTGTTCTCCGACCTTCTAGTTCTAGTTTATGGGCCATGTAGTTTTGTTTTTTACTGGTGTTACTTTAGGTGGCCCGTGTCTTTTCACCAGCCTCTTGTCTCCCTGGACTAAAACCATGCATTCCCATATTATATCACTCGGGTATCAGTGTGTTTACCATTCACCCTACACAGTATGAATTTGGCAAAAGCATTCACTTATTTCCTACTTTTTTGAAGTATATGTATAACTTGCTGATATGATATTTAGTATTAGTTAAATATGGAATTAAATTTAGTAGGAACTATATACTGCATCTTACGGTACACTACAGCCTTATGCATAAGGGTGGGAACTCCTAAATCCTAATGCATTCATGTATAAAATGTGATGATCGAATAGACATTGCATGTGAGGGTGCTTATGGCATTATCTTTCCTAGTTGTCCCCAGCTGCTTTTTATATATTTGATCTTTTTTGCTGTAGATGGTTTAGAGGAGCTGTGAGCTGTCTGCTATCTTATTTTGAGTTCACAAACTCTAATACACAGAGAGCATGTTGTCTTAGCGGGATGGTGGTTCCAAACCACCTGTAATGAAGGTTTGCATGGTAGTGAGCATATAATTGCATGCGAAGGAAGATCGTTGTAGCCAAAGTAGTCGATCACATAAGAAGCCAACATGCTCCCGAGTAAACCTCATCACTCCTCACACTGCAGGTTCTTCTCTAGGGATGGGATAGACATGATCATTTGATGCAGCACATGATTCATCTCCTGTTCACCCTTTATTTCTGTTCACTATCGCTAGCACAGATGATCAAACCAATCTGTTTCCTTCTGTTCCTTGATGGGAACACTACATTGCGATATAAGTCAACCCTACGTGGCCACCATAACAAGTCTAGCCTGGTTTGGATAATCTTGATCTCCTACAGATGATTCCTTTGTTCCTACTACCATTAGGGGATGGTGGAGTTATTCAAACATCAAATCGATCAGGAGGACAATAACAATGACCAGACATCAATTTTACCCTTTTGATATTGATGAGGAATTCTAGATAGAATAGACCTTGATTGAGAGGCAGATTTGAGCTAGGGATCAAACTATTTCCACGCACATAGATTTGCCCTTACTCCCTAATGACAGCTTCAGGTTTAGGATATGTACTAATATTTATGGGTAGAGTATGGTAAATAAATTCCCTTGTTTTCATCATATCAATTTGGGGAATAAATTGGTACTTATGTATTTTGATTTCTATAACACTAAATGTTAGGTTGTAAAAGTAATGTTCTTGATTGTCATGCTAAAATCTACTCTCTTTTGAATGATTATAACTTTTATCATGAAATATTGACACTACGCACTTCCTTTCAATACTGTTTCTAGTCATTGCCATGTTTTGTAATTATTACAATGTTGCTTGGGTCTCAATTCTTTGGGGTTACAGTCTGATGTATATACTTTATAATTGCAACAAGTAGATGTAATATACATTTTATTTCCTCGATCAGGGAGGGTCATTGAGGACAGATCACTGGAGGGCAAAAGTGGACTTGCTGCTAATTAACATAGCTAGGAGTGCTTGTGACTCAGGAGCGGGGTATGAGCAATCAACATCGACAACTGGGGAGACAAGCATATCAGATTTCCGACTTGCTTCATTCAAGGCATTGCTGGCATCTTTCCTTTCTTCTCCTTATGCCCGACCGCCTTATTTAGCCCAAGGAATTGAACTCTTCAGAAGAGGTAAAATCTCTTAGCGTGTCTATAACATACTTGTCTACAGATGtacatatttttgtttcttgtaaTTAATAGATGGTTAATTGTAAGGAAATAATGTGGGTTTTGCTTGAACTGCCTTGGCATGCTTACTGACAAAAGCAGACCTTGTACTATTAGCTTTATGACATGATACAACCTGCAGCAAGAACAAAACAATGAAATGTAGCTAAGCTTGATTTTCCTTTTTTGGTGTGGATTTTGTAAATGGAATGAGTTAGAGCTGGCTAGGGTGGTTTTATATATCAGGGTGGGGGTTGCAGATATATCCATGAAAATAACAACTATTATCTCTTGTTTCATTACAGGGAAGCTAGAGATAGGCACTAACCTTGCAGAGTTTTGTTCTCATGCTTTGCTGGCTTTGGACGTTCTTACTCACCCTCGAGCCCTTTCTCTAGAAAGGGCAGGTCCTTTAGTTCCTGGACTCAACCACAGTGGACCAGAAAAGATAGTTTTTGGTGCTGGCAGATCCAAGTTTTCACAATCTGAAGGTCAGTTTCAGGTTATTGAGAATGAAGATAGTGATGATGACTGGTTGCCATCCACCAAGGATAATGAGCCAACAGAAGAGCTCACTCTTGTCAAAGAAGATCCGCAAACTGATTCACGTACAGTTCCTGAGGCAGTACAAGCTGTTCCCACGCACAACAAGAGCGATGTCAATAATATGGTGGATGCGGCTACAGAGGAAACCCACAAGCTAAAGACAGTGGATAATCCTACAAGCTCCAATGCTGTTCCAAATCCAATTTACTCAAGGCCACCTGGAACACAGATACCTGCAGTTGCTCCAGTGGACTTGCTGCTAATTAACATAGCTAGGAGTGCTCTTGACTCAGGAGTGGGGTATGAGCGATCAACATTGACAGCTGGGGAGACAAGCATATCAGATTTCCGACTTGCTTCGTTGAAGGCATTGCTGGCATCATTCCTTTCTTCTCCTTATGCCCGCCCGCCTTATTTAGCCCAAGGAATTGAACTCTTCAGAAGAGGTAAAATCTCTCGTGTCTATAACATTGTCTACAGATGTagatatttttgtttcttgtaaTTAATAGCTGGTTAATTGAAAGAAAATAATGTGGGTTTTGCTTGAACTGCCTTGGCATGCTTACTGACAAAAACAGTCCTTGTACTATTAGCTTTATGACATGATACAACCTGCATCAAGAACAAAACAATGAAAGAGATGGTTAATTGAAAGGAAATAATGTGGGTTTTGCTTGAACTGCCTTGGCATGCTTACTGACAAAAGCAGACCTTGTACTATTAGCTTTATGACATGAAAATTTAGGTAAGCTTGATTTTTCTTTTTTGGTGTGTGGATTTGGTAAATGGAATGAGTTAGAGTGGTTTCATATATCAGGGTGGGGGTTGCAGATATATCCATGAAAATAACAACTATTATCTCTTGTTTCGTTACAGGGAAGCTCGAGAGAGGCACTAGGCTTGCAGAGTTTTGTTCGCATGCTTTGCTGGCTTTGGACGTTCTTACTCACCCTCGAGCCCTTTCTCTAGAAAGGGCAGATCCTTTAGTTCATGGACTCAACCGCAGTGGACCAGAAAAGATAGTTTTTGGTGCTGGCAGATCCAAGTTTTCACAATCTGAAGGCCAGCTTCAGGTTATTGAGGATGAAGATAGTGACGATGACTGGTTGCCATCCACCAAGGATAATGAGCCAACAGAAGAGCTCACTCTTGTCAAAGAAGATCCGCAAACTGATTCACGTACAGTTCCTGAGGCAGTACAAGCTGTTCCCACGCACAACAAGAGCGATGTCAATAATATGGTGGATGCGGCTACAGAGGAAACCCACAAGCTAAAGACAGTGGATAATCCTACAAGCTCCAATGCTGTTCCAAATCCGATCTACTCAAGGCCACTTGGAACACAGATACCTGCAGTTGCTCCAGTGTATAATCCTTCTAGCTCCACTGCTGTTTCAAACCCAATCTACTCAAGGCCAACTGAAACGCAGAAACCTGCAGTTACTACCCTTCCTGCTGATCTTGTTGAGCGTCTTCAGAATAGAAGCTCAGCCGTTCTTCAGAACAAAACCTCAGATGTACCGTCTGGCAACTTGGGAACCTCATATCAAACACCATCGGTCCCAAGCCTCGCTCCAAGCCATACAGAGAGCTCTCCAACCCGCTTCACGCTGCCCATTCAGCCAGCCTTCTCTGACGGAGAGTCTGAAGACTCAATGCCAGACATAGTCGATGCTGACCCAGATTCTGACTACGACTATTGACTAGCCACCTATACTAGTATCTGTGCTCTGTAAAACTCCGGTTTACCTCAGAGTGACTATCAGCATAATGTTCATGTATTCGTTTTCTTTTTTGCCTATGAAACTTCCATGGCTCGCTCTGGTTTTACCCtttcaaacaaaaaaacaaaaaactgcATGTTGTGCTAAATCTGGTATAGATACGACATTTTTGTGCCCAGTGCACGGCAGAGGTGCCAGATCTGTATGCTTAAGAGTCTGCTTGGAACATATAAATGATCAGAAAATACACTGTCCCCATGAAAGATCAGAAACTTGTGTTTGAATAAGGAAATGGGTAAATGATGTGTTTAAGCaagttttttctttctttcttgaagacaatcTATTTCCTCCTTTCCAAATTGAGTGTTGCGGatttgtagatacggatgtaagaCAGCCTATTTGGAATGGAGGTTGTACATACTAAAGTTTTTCTGTAGGATTTGACCTTAGAAATTTCAGTGCTACTGCAGCGATACAAAAAGTAATGTAATGAACACTTCTTTATCTTGTAGATAGATTTTCATATGCTCCAGCTTATTTAACTCTATCACAGCACACTTCAAGTTAGCAAAAAGAAAGACTTCATTTTTCTCTCTTCAGAATATACCACTAATGTCTATTGTGACTCGATGTATATTAGACTAGATTGTATCACTAGAGCTCCTTCAGATCCAAACGTTTGTTCCACGGACAAACTTTAGAAAGATGGGCTGGAAACTACAAAAGAGCCGGCGTTTGCTGGGACGGTCTCCATGAAAAACCTCCCCGCCTGGAGCTCAGGGCCGCGAAGGTGTTGCGTTTAAATGTCGTAAACACATGTGACCTTGAAAATATAATGCCCATATGATGGTATTTTTACATGACCAATCTAAGTGGCAGAAATGTTGGAATATAAGTGCCCACCCTTTACGCCTCGCATATTTACAAGCATGGATATTACTTTTCTCTGTGCTGACTGACCATGGCCAGCTAGCATTTTTCTCAACAGACAAACTGTTCGCATTTACCAGGTTCAGCAGCCAAGGAGTAGATGAACTACTCTCTCTGACCTACCAAAAGTGTCTCAACtttatcaaaatttggatgtatctacctACTAGATTATCTAAATTTTAATAATGTTAAAACACTTTTTATTTATTTGAAGTTAAGACATTTTTGGTGAAACGGATGGAGTACAATATTTGAAGCTATTGAATACTCCATTGCATTCTTGCCACGTAATTCCAAGAGTAATGGAAAATATTAGAAGTAGGAACACAGTTGCATAAGGAAATTTGCAACCACTTCATGAAAAATGAAACAAGGACTAGTTGACAAGCGTCAGCATGAATTCCAAGCCAAAGGAAAACCCAAACCAGTTGTTCAAGCAGAACAATAATACTCCATGCACTTGTTCAGTATAGAACATCAAGGATCATTGACAGCAATTGTTGAGTAGAGGTAAAACAAATTAGGCTCCATACCATACAGGAAATTGTCAAAGCAACGAGAGTTCAATAATGCAAGCTTATCATGAATCCCTTTAGGACCCCTGCAGGCTGGTCTATAACTGGAGTATCATAAACTTCAAACATTCCTCGAAAAAAGAAAGTACAAACAAAATAACAACAGGCTGGTCTATGAAGGGTAGGGTAAAGGAGATTACAGCTGAATTTTCCACTCTGGCTTCACAAGCGACAAGAAGTCAATTAGAACATATTAGTATCTAAATTATCTCAACAAGGGAAAACTGAATCACCCAGAGAGGTGGAACTATTATCCATACAACTAGTCTCATGGTAACATTACGTAGGTCAAAATACCTACTGTAACAGTGTCTACAAGCAGACCATAAGTATTTACAGTTCGCCAAAATTTCACTCTTGTTGGACAATCAAGCTCGGCGCTTGCTGAGACGCCATGAATTGGGCTCGTGGTACCTGTCGTACAGAGGCTCGATCCTCTCCTGCCGCTTCCTCTTGCTCATCTTGGTTGGGTCTGCACCCTTGTAGAACCTCGGCGCCAACTCCACTAACCATTTCGGGTCGACCACCGTCACCTCCCTCATGTACTCCTTCGTTGTCATCACGAGCTCGTGGTAAATGACCCAGTCCGGCTGCCTCTGGAACAGTGCGCTGCTGGGGTGGATGTACACTGGCTGGTTTTCCACCAAGGTTCTGTAGCCTTCCTGGGGATCCTTCCTGGCCGCATGGAAAAAGAAGCCCGCTGTGATCGCTTTCCTTATTTTCGTAAAGTTCTTCCCAGCAGCAACAATATCCAATTTATATCTGCAGAGACAACAGCAAATATGTTAGGGCATAGATGGAATCACTTAACTCACAGCAAGTTGTATGCCAATATAGACTAGATCTAGAAGGCATGCCCAAACAACTTTAGCATGGGACTGGCAGTGACGGTAAGTTGTCTGAACAGAGACAAGAATTAAACAAAACTAGAAGCCAAGAACAAAAAGGTGGACTCTGAAATCAGTTAATTTGTAAAATGATGATGTCTCCAAAGAACAATCATGTTCATATCGTCATTTTCAAAATATCCTTAAACACAGTTTCGAATATCTGACTTCAGGGATGTCCAAAACAAGTTTAAGATAACAGAAAGGATATAAGAGAAATATAAGAGAAATAGCATCCGCACATACTGTTTTTTTATCCTTGTCTTCAGTATGCATCCGCATAAATAAGGAAATAATGTCAGTTCAATATCCAGGCACACCAGAATCTATGCAGTTTAGTGGACCAAATACACTGCATGGGTGGTTTTTGCCCTGTTGTAAGTATGTTTATTTTCATAATCTTTTGAATCCGCATTATGCATCTATGGTGTTTATCCATGTCTTCAGTACGTCTCTTCATAATTTGTGCATATTAATTGGGCATATTAGCTGGATTTGATGTGATGACTTAATGCTAATGCGCGGCGTAGACCGCAAACTCAAGATTAAGATTGCAGTGTGCCATTTAGTCGTACTAACTGCTGCTGTAGTTATGAACAAAAATAAACTCAGAACAAAACCATATATCCATTCAAGACAGAATGAAAATGTTGCTATATTACGGGAAACAGACAATGAATATTCAAACATAAAGGCTTTTGATTCAATTGATTAAGATTCAAGTAGTTACCTATCCATAATAGTGAGAAGCTGTTTCCTCACATCTTGCGCCCTCCTTAGTGATCTTGACTGAACAAAATTCTCAAAGCACCAGGGCCCTGAAAAGTTCTTTGCCTTCCAAGCCTCGTATACAGCAAGAAGAGTAAGATGATCCCCCTCGGGCTGGAAAAATTTGGCCCTTTTCTGATCAGCTTGAGCTTGCTTTTCTCTAGGCCTATAGAAAATATTCCCTGTTTGAATCATAGCTATGATAGTCAGTATCTCATCACTGCAGCCAAGGTCGACGCTAGCTAGTAGCATCTTTGAAAGTGGTGGATCCAGTGGGAATTCAGCCATTTTTCTACCCAATTTGGTAAGAAGCCCCTCCTCATCAAGAGCGCCAAGGCTGTAAAGCTGTTCCATAGCTGAGATGAGTGCTTGGGGTGCTGGGGGGTCCATAAAGTCGAAGGATAACAAGTCATTTATCCCCATTGCCTTCATATTAAGAACTGTAGATCCCAAATTGATCCTCTGAATTTCTGGAATCGTCGTGGGAGACATTTCATTGCGGTAAGCACTTTCAGTGTATAGACGATAACATTTGCCAGGTCCAGTACGGCCAGCACGCCCTGCTCTTTGCTTCGCTGATGCTTGTGAGATTGGAGTGATGACCAACGAATCGAGGCCTTGTTTTGAATTATAAACATTGATCTTGGCGAAACCAGGGTCGATGACATAAAATATGCCATCAATGGTCAAAGAAGCTTCAGCAATATTGGTGGCAACAACAACCTTCCTCTTCCCTGGTGGAGCTGGCTCAAAGATCTTTGACTGCATTTCACTAGGAAGAGCACTATACACAGGCAAAATTATAAGCTCAGGAACATCCTTTCCCAGCCCCTTCATCCTCTCATATAGACATTGACAGGCATGATCAATCTCCTCTTGTCCGGTCAAGAAAACAAGGATATCACCCTCAGGCTCTGTCAAGTGAATCTGGAGCACGGTAATTAATGCAGCATCCAAGTAGTCACTTTCTGGTTGTTTGGTGTAGAGTATCTCCACTGGGAATGTTCTTCCCGGGATTGTGAAGATGTTGCAGTTAAAGAAATACCCGGAAAACTTTTCAGCATCAAGGGTAGCAGAAGTAACGATAAGCCTCATGTCAGATCTACGCTTAATAAGCTGCTTCAGCAAACCAAAGAGGACATCTGTGTGGATGGTCCTTTCATGAGCTTCATCAAGCATGACTACTGAATACTGGGAAAGGTTCTCATCAACTAAAATTTCACGCAGAAGCATTCCATCAGTCATGTATTTTATCACAGTTTCTGGCCCAGTGCAATCTTCAAAACGAATGGCATAACCAACTTCCTCTCCGAGTCGACAACCGAATTCTTCTGCCACTCTCTTGGCAACAGACATGGCAGCCACCCTACGAGGTTGAGTACAACCAATTTTACCTCTTGTGGTATAACCTGCTTCGGCCAAATATTGTGTCACCTGAGTTGTCTTTCCGGAGCCAGTTTCTCCAATAACAACCAAAACTTGATTATCATGGACAGCTTGAATCAGCTCTTTCTTCAGCTTGTATATGGGAAGAGTCTGCCTCTGCTCTTGGATCGAAAGCTTTGACCTCTGCCCAAAAGTTAAAGCTTTTCCATAGGCTTCCTTCTTCCATTCTGGCATGTCATAAGCTGATAGCCCAACACCTCTCAGCTCCTGTGCAAGGTGTCGCTcacctgtatcaggcattgggtcCTCCCATGGCCTGTTCAGATCCTTGGGTATGGAGTCCAGCATTGCTCTCTGCTCCTGCTCTCGAACCTCACGCCGCTCCTTGATGAGGGCAGTCTGGAGAGCTGCTGCTCGACTTAATGAACCCTCTGGATTCTTGAAAATCTTAACGGGTGACATGTCAATTGAGAATCTGCTCTGTCCCTGCAAGAACTCTGGTTCGTCCTCGTTAAGCTCAATCTCCAGCTCCTCCTCTGCCCCCTCCTCCTGATACAGCATACCATCACCATCC
It includes:
- the LOC127294719 gene encoding uncharacterized protein isoform X2 yields the protein MAGAVGFLADLNDQWLKPRLLRVVVGEQLPQPGSTVPPSELASILDAVRTHGLLTEAVQGPPDRKLAEAWRAAVDAWVQRVGELLQSDSPQSRWLGTCFLGVTFQDISNERFLESYSDWFDKILNNLQEPSSWQLATVVSCTSMSDLFVRLAKFLNLKKEASSFAGRVVEPLLLLLNENGPVVDEAIDLLRTVIKLYPSSLNRHYNKVESAIAAKVMSAEVNVNSSKKFARVLAMLPSVRVSEGSWSLMIQKILIGVNNLLNDAFVGLEEEKKGREIMMLLVPPGNDPPPVLGDQIKLGGNLHVTKKFRVFTVPTISALAHCCCVMLTSYYPVQVNVPVRALLALLRRVLLVDGSLHNKKFPSTTSLHQELICFELPSLHSSFLDLLHATIKGMRSQLLPHAANTVRLIADYFKIAKLPAMRTKVYSIVQLLLTSMGVGMSLHLLEVIVSNAVGDLDDSCVNEMTLLSTNPTKVTFESSSKSYSKKRKQEPQIQNSHASGLEKAAVSPKKRKTSSTPTASKGMTPETASYVTPLCIKIAALETLEILLNVGGSLRTDHWRAKVDLLLINIARSACDSGAGYEQSTSTTGETSISDFRLASFKALLASFLSSPYARPPYLAQGIELFRRGKLEIGTNLAEFCSHALLALDVLTHPRALSLERAGPLVPGLNHSGPEKIVFGAGRSKFSQSEGQFQVIENEDSDDDWLPSTKDNEPTEELTLVKEDPQTDSRTVPEAVQAVPTHNKSDVNNMVDAATEETHKLKTVDNPTSSNAVPNPIYSRPPGTQIPAVAPVDLLLINIARSALDSGVGYERSTLTAGETSISDFRLASLKALLASFLSSPYARPPYLAQGIELFRRGKLERGTRLAEFCSHALLALDVLTHPRALSLERADPLVHEAVQAVPTHNKSDVNNMVDAATEETHKLKTVDNPTSSNAVPNPIYSRPLGTQIPAVAPVYNPSSSTAVSNPIYSRPTETQKPAVTTLPADLVERLQNRSSAVLQNKTSDVPSGNLGTSYQTPSVPSLAPSHTESSPTRFTLPIQPAFSDGESEDSMPDIVDADPDSDYDY
- the LOC127294719 gene encoding uncharacterized protein isoform X1 — its product is MAGAVGFLADLNDQWLKPRLLRVVVGEQLPQPGSTVPPSELASILDAVRTHGLLTEAVQGPPDRKLAEAWRAAVDAWVQRVGELLQSDSPQSRWLGTCFLGVTFQDISNERFLESYSDWFDKILNNLQEPSSWQLATVVSCTSMSDLFVRLAKFLNLKKEASSFAGRVVEPLLLLLNENGPVVDEAIDLLRTVIKLYPSSLNRHYNKVESAIAAKVMSAEVNVNSSKKFARVLAMLPSVRVSEGSWSLMIQKILIGVNNLLNDAFVGLEEEKKGREIMMLLVPPGNDPPPVLGDQIKLGGNLHVTKKFRVFTVPTISALAHCCCVMLTSYYPVQVNVPVRALLALLRRVLLVDGSLHNKKFPSTTSLHQELICFELPSLHSSFLDLLHATIKGMRSQLLPHAANTVRLIADYFKIAKLPAMRTKVYSIVQLLLTSMGVGMSLHLLEVIVSNAVGDLDDSCVNEMTLLSTNPTKVTFESSSKSYSKKRKQEPQIQNSHASGLEKAAVSPKKRKTSSTPTASKGMTPETASYVTPLCIKIAALETLEILLNVGGSLRTDHWRAKVDLLLINIARSACDSGAGYEQSTSTTGETSISDFRLASFKALLASFLSSPYARPPYLAQGIELFRRGKLEIGTNLAEFCSHALLALDVLTHPRALSLERAGPLVPGLNHSGPEKIVFGAGRSKFSQSEGQFQVIENEDSDDDWLPSTKDNEPTEELTLVKEDPQTDSRTVPEAVQAVPTHNKSDVNNMVDAATEETHKLKTVDNPTSSNAVPNPIYSRPPGTQIPAVAPVDLLLINIARSALDSGVGYERSTLTAGETSISDFRLASLKALLASFLSSPYARPPYLAQGIELFRRGKLERGTRLAEFCSHALLALDVLTHPRALSLERADPLVHGLNRSGPEKIVFGAGRSKFSQSEGQLQVIEDEDSDDDWLPSTKDNEPTEELTLVKEDPQTDSRTVPEAVQAVPTHNKSDVNNMVDAATEETHKLKTVDNPTSSNAVPNPIYSRPLGTQIPAVAPVYNPSSSTAVSNPIYSRPTETQKPAVTTLPADLVERLQNRSSAVLQNKTSDVPSGNLGTSYQTPSVPSLAPSHTESSPTRFTLPIQPAFSDGESEDSMPDIVDADPDSDYDY